The genomic segment CACCACTATCCACACCATAGACTCAAAGTCTTCCTGGATTCTTCGGTTAACCTCAGTACTCCCCAGCAGCCAGTCCTTCCCCTCCCCCGAATTCCAGAACACATGCCACACCCAGACACCTTCTTCCAGCCCCCCTGGCTCCATCTGCTCAAGCTTCCACGGCTTCTGCCACAGCCTCCCCACAGCCCATTCTCCATACAGCAGTCAGGGTGAACTTTAAAACCAGATCAGACCATGTCACtgccctgcttaaaacccttgaTATAGTTTCTCTTCACactgagaataaaatccaaaccctgCCCTGATGGACAGAGCCCTCTGCTGCCCCAGCCTCATCTCCTAGCCACTCCTAATACCTTGGGCTCCATACTTGCCCCCCCATCCTGTCTGGGATTCACTGAGATCTTTCTAGACCAGATTCTTGCCATCCAGTCCACATCCTGGGTGtcatctcctcagagaggccttcctggaCCACACACACTAAGTAGCTTCTCAGTCACACTGCCTATTTTACCATCGCTTTTCCCACTACCATTGCTATTTCCTTGTTCGGCTCTTTATCGCCAACCCCACCCATCCCTCtaactagaatataagttccatgatGGCAAAACCATTGTTACCTCCCTAAAGGGACCTGGAGCAGCTCCTGGCAGTGAAAGTATTCTATAcacgtttgttgaatgaatgaacgaacgaacgaaccACTGAAAGACGGGAAGAATTGGAGACTCAGTTCCTCCGCCcacatggggagaggcagaggaggtggggcccaggaacAGCCTCTGCTGGCCAGTTGCCATTCTCTCCCCCTTACTGGACCCAGCTTGTAGCTTTGACCCCCGGAGCCTCAGGAGCCCGGTGCCAGCCCCCGGACCCTCACCTGTGTAGAAGCACAGCAGCCAGGTGCCCAGCAGCGGGGCGAAGGTCTGGCCCGGCTTGGTCACCAGGGCCACCATGCCAAAGAGAAGAGCTGAGGCCGCCTGCTTGCGGTGGTTCAGCACCAGGTCCTCGTCCACCAGGTCAGTGACCACCAAAGTCAACAGCTTACAGGTGCCCTCCGTGAAGACACGGTTGCTGCCAGCGAAGAGAGAGGGGGCAAGGGTGaaggggtggagcagaggggcGGGGCTGAGGGAGGGCAGCGCATACCTGGCaatgaagaggcagaggaagccGGGGCGGTCGGGGCCGGCCAACAGCATGAGCAGGCTCAGGCCCAGCTTGAGCAGGAAGAGCCCCCGCACCACCGCGTAGACGCCCCAGCGCCGGCACAAGGGCAGGAAGTAGAGGTTGTTGACGTGGGGGGCCACATAGGAGATGCCTGGACAGAAGGGGGCAGCCTTGTGAGGGGGCACTGCCGCGGCTTCCACAGCTCTCCGCACCAACCATCGGCGTGGCAGGCTCTGGGCTACGAGCTTCACATCCTGTTATTTCATCCTCACCACCCTTTAGGATCAGTCCTGTTATCATCCCTACCTTACGGGGGATAAACGGAGGCCCCAAGAGATTAAAGAAAACACagccaaggccacacagtgaaTAAGAGTCAAGACGCACAGCCAGGCCCGTCAGCCGGGCGGCCCCGCTGTGAGCCGGCCACTGCGCCGCCTCACCTCTGGGGGCGCCGTCACGGGGACACCAGGAGAGCAGCCCTCGCCTCCTCACGGCGCAACGGGCTCccaccgcttcctccctcagcaCAGCGAGGCTGGAGGGGCAAGCCTGCAGCAGCGTAACCCACCCCCGCACCCCGGGCTCCCCCGCACCCCCGGCCCGCACCAGGCCCCGGCTCGGGAGGGAGCTGTGCCTGCAGCTGGGCGGCTGCCACTCACCCAGCAGGAAGGAGCCCGTGGAGAGGGAGATGTGGTCTGACAACAGATGCTccaggaagagggggaagaagtTGCTGTTGAAGTGGCAGTGAAACACCTGTAACCCAATGGGGGCAGTGAGGAGGCTGCTGGGCTGGAGGGCAGCTGGGAGCAGGCCGGAAGCCAACCGGGCAGCGGCGGGAGCAAGAGCAGACTTTAACCCCATGTCCCTCCACACGGAACATGCCAGAATAACACCCAACACCAGATTCCTGTTGCTTATCTAATTTTGCTAAAAGGTAGAAGGAAGGATAAAATCGTCAAATTGAATGattaagtttttctctctttaattgaAAACACTAGTAAATCAAGCTTGATGATATAAACACCATCTATTTCTGAACTTGGCGAGCTGACATACTACATGTGTTTTAGGCGCGGCatttagtgttttaaaaagattgtcCCAAAGTTCCCAAAGGGCACCTCTTTTTCATAGCCTCCCTTTGCAGGTGAAGACACAGCTGCCCGGAGAGAGCTGCCTAAGATCACACGGGGAGTGAGGAGTTCTGATGGTGCTAGAATCCAGCTCTCCCAACTACCCGACCTGTGTTCCTGCTAGCAAATCGCCCAGCAGTGCTCACACAAGGCCCAGCTTTTAAGGAGCCTGTTCCCCTGAGTGAGGCACATCCTGGCCatcggggggctgggggggggttCCGATACCTGCACCAGGTCCATGCCCACGAACCACAGGAAGTTCCGGTGGCGTGCGAGCTGCTGGAGGTACTGGCTCAAAGTGATGCTACCTGCGTCCTGGCAGCCGGTAAGCAGCTCCTCTCCGCACAGGCTACAGGGCAGGGGGGAGTCACCGACGGCCTAGGGCTGGGCCAGAGCCATCCACCACCCCAGGGCAGCCGCCCATCGGCCAGGGGACTCCGTGTGCTGGGGGGAACCCGGAGAGCTGGGCCAGGCCACTCACCCGCCATTCACAGCCAGGGCTGGGCACTCTGGCTCCCTGCCAGCCGCCTCAACCTGCCGCCCAAGCAGCCGTGCGGCCCCCATAAAGCCCAGCCCAGAGCCGGTGGCCAGGGCCACACAGAAGGCGCGGAAGGAAGAGAAGTCTTCCTTGTTCCAGAAGGCATAGGAggcaaagacagagagggagccaGCCGCACTGAAGAGGGAGCAGTAGAAGTTGAGGTGGGTACGGTCGTGGGCAGAGAGGGCCAGGTCAGCCAGCAAGGCATGATGGTGCAGGTCCACGAGCGTCAGGAAGCCATCATAGAGGCAGAGGCACAGCAAGAACTGCAGGCCAGCGGGTGCCCAGGGCACCCAGAATGCCAGGAACGACAGCGCCAGCAGCGGCCCGTGCCAGCCCAGGGCCCGCACCCGTGCCAGCACCACGGCCCTCGAGGAGAGCCCGGCGCCCGACCTgccaaggagaggaggaaaggtgGCAGCGGCTTTTACCAACTGGGCAAGCCCCAGTTTCCCCTCTGCCCAGGCCCCAAAGGAAGGACAGAGGCCCAGAGTATGGGACTCACGCAAAGTGAGCCCACTGAGCCCCGCGTCCTCAGCCTTTGACTTAGGAAGGACAACTCACCAGGGTGTATACTCTCTCGTCTGCTCCCTTGCCAGCCTGCCAGGGCTGATGGGCAAAGGGTGGTGGGATACCTATTTCTCAGGGTTGGAGGCAGTGTTGGGCCCAAGCAGGGTTGGGGTCAAGGAATCTGCCAGAAGCAGCAGAGAGGGTGTGCTGTACAGCTCCCAGTTCTGAGGACCTGACAAGCCAAGCTGGGGTGAATCTCTCCCCAGGTGAGCAAGGCAACAGTCAGTCAAGGCCACTTCTCCCACGTGCCTGACCTCGAgaagggagggagcctggccaaaAGCTGAAAtggtctccctttctctccccaccccaaacacaggcaccctggggaggggtggggtgggacaggACCCGTTGCAAGCCATCCCCAGGACACAAACCGGGGCTGAGAGCTGAGGAACTGACGGTCACTCAGCCAGCCGAAGAGGGGGTCGTTGAGGCTGTTCCAGAGGAGAAACACCGTCTGTGGGCAGAGGGGACATGGGGCAGGTGGGCTCCAGGCAGCCTCCTCTCCAGAGTTTTCCCTACCCAGCCTGTTCGCCACCCCTCAAAGGTGAGCCCAGCTTTCCTGACTGCAAACCTTCGTTCCGCGTAGTCCCTCTACTAAAACCCACTCCACCAGCCACTGCCCCATCAAACTCCCACCCATCCAGGGCAAATTTATCCAGCTGATAAATATACgtgaatatattttatcatatatgtgAATATCTAGAACCGTGCCAGACTCATTGGACAGTGGCCAGGAGAAGGAGGAGTCATCAACACCTCCAGCTCCAGCTTTTCTTGCTGAATCACGGTGGGCAACCTGGCCTGCCCCTGCTCCGGACTGGGTGGGACCCACCCCTGCAACCTGCCCAGCTCCCCCCCAGTGCTGGCCTACCTCTCCAACCCAGAAGGCAGCTTTGTTGATCTTGTACACTGAGACAAAAGTGTCCACATAGTAAAGCAGGAACACATTGTGCAGGATAGAGATGAACAGAGCCAGGGAGCCATAGACCACAGGCGTAGGAAGGCCCAGCATCCAGGCCTGGAGCCTGCCCAGCCCCATGGCTGCCAGCTCGGCGTCAGCCCCAGGAGCACTGAGGAGCGCTCACATCCAAGAGCAGTCTGGCCATCCTTGTCCCTAGGGGAGAAGTAGTCAGTTAGCTGCAGGGATCAGAGCCAGCTCTGCTCCTAACCCCAGACCTCTGAAtcatttaaaaactcatttctgggagcacttgggtggctcagtcggttgagcatctacctttggctcaggtcatgatctcagggtcccgggattgagacccacgtcaggctccctgctcagtgggaagtctgcttcctcctctcccacccccacccccctgctcgtgcgctctctctctcaaataaataaatcttaaaaaaaaaaaaaaaaaacctcatttccACTGGGAGAAAGTTTTTACGCAAAACAAAGCTAGGGAATTATCAATGACATACAACTGAAACAGTGCTGGGCTGGATACCACTATTCAAGAGTAACCCAAGAAAACTGATAAAGGCATGGGAAAAGAAGGCAGGCATCCAACAAGTGCTAAGCCAGGTCATGTGCTAGAGCAGTGTGCTCAGTATCTTCTTTCATCCACACTATCTTATCACAAAAACCGTAACCATCTGGACATGCCAACTGTGGGCGTGGGCATACAATGCCCCTATAACCTCAGCAAGCTACTTaacccaagcctcagtttcctcttctgtgaatgGGAAAAAGGGATGATCACGCCTATTCTGCAGAGGAATGTAAGGATCAAGTGAGGTAACTCAtggaaagtgctcaataaatggatggtggtggtgtCATGATTATCTTTATAAAATCCCTACAAAATTTATAGCACTATTACCATGTGAAAAGAGAGCAATCCCAAGCTCAAagatgttaagtaatttgcccaatgTTATACAGCAAAAAAGTAGGAGATTTGACCCCTGGCCTGTCTGGTTCTAAAGCCTTTTCTGCCACTTGACCTTTTAAATCAGGTTCCTACGCACTGTTGGGTAGAACAGAGAAAGTTGCTGTGATGTCAGGTTCCATAGGTATGTAAGAGTGATAGAGTCCACAACCACGCAGGCACTTTGATTCTGGAAATTCCACCTCAAGAAACGAACCCCAAAGGAACATGTACAGAGACGTTCATGGCAGCAACAGTAATAAACAGCAAAAAGTCGGGCACGGCCCAAGAACGAAACAAAGGGACTGTCTCAGCAAGGCCGATGCTCTCCAGAAAAGGCAAGCCCGTGGCCCACCTCAACACGCAGAAGAGAAACTCAAGAACATGTCACGTGAAGAGAGCACAAAGCACAGTGTGGCTGCCTAGCTTCCAACCAGGCTAACTTATACACAGAGGCTGGAAGGACAGACTGACTatgagagggaaggaaataaaagtcaGATCTTTTTTAGGGCAGGCCTTCTCAAACTGGAATGTACTTTCAAGTTACGTGGGCACGTCATCAGAATGCAGATTTTGACTCAGGAGGTCTGGGAGGAATCAGATTCTGCATTTCGAAATGGCGCCCTTCCCTGGTGGTCTAGCAGTTAGGATTCAGCGCTCTCAGAAGGGCACCCAGGTGGCGGCCACAGGGCCATGACCACAGTTTAGGCAGTGAGGCATTAAGCCTGCCTGTCTCTTTTTTTAGATTCAAAGATGCCGTtctcttttcagaaaaataacCCTGTGTGTGGTTGCCTGACCCCCAGAGGGAAGCTATGAGGATTTCCTTCTCTCAAATTCCCTGTTGTGCATTAAATCAtatccccagaaaaaaaaatatgctcaagCCCTATCCCCCAGTACCTGTAAGTacgaccttatttggaaacaggatctGGGCAGATGTAACCACGTTAAGATGAGATCAAAGTGAATTCGGGTGGGCCCTTACAGGGAGAGGGAAATTTatacagagacagacacacacagaaggaaggtggccatgtgaggacaaaagcagaaattggaatgatgcagctacaagccaaggaatgccaaggactgcaggcaaccaccagaagctaggaggaagcaaagaaggattcttccctagagcctctggagggagcgtGACCATCTGGAGTTGTTTCAGACTGTGAGTgaataaattttgttgttttaagccacccagtttgcaGTAATCTGTTccggcagccctaggaaacttaCACATACCCTCGGGGGCTGTTCCTCTTTTGAGTCCTTGTGACCCAAGCCTGCCCATGGGCGTGATCTACATGTTGGTGCGTGcagacatgcacacgcacatgcacacacagacacacacagctgAAACTTCTGCTTCCCATCATGGTCAGGCCCTGGAGAGCCAACTTCAGCCCAAGTCCAACAGCAGTTGACCTCCAGGACATGTCCTTGCCCCATGACCCACTATAGCTCCTGCTCTGTGCCCACCCCTCCAGGGCCTCTGTCCAGCCCAGCCTCCCCTAGGTCTTCAAGCCACCCTCTCCTCTGGCCAGGCCTTTGTCCTTGGTAGTGCCCCTGCCAGAAATGGCCTCCCATCTCCCCATCCTTCAGGAGCCAGCACTGTGTCCAGActctctccagcccctcactGATGCCTCCTGCCACCGTACCACAGACTCTCCTGACTGCCCCCACAACAACGTGTGGGGTTTCTCAGGGCAGAGCCTGCATCTTTGCCCTCCATCTCCCTTGGGGAGGGTGGGCTGGACACGGCCACTCTGGTAGAAAAACAGGCCCTGAGTGGGGGAAAAGGAGGGAATCTCAGTGGGATCTCTCAGGCTCATTGGAAAATGAGGACAATTCACTCAAGAGATCCAACCTGGTGCCAGTCTATGCCTAGTGCTAGGGAatgagggaaggagaagcagctAGAACAACCTGAAACCAGCCGCTAAGTCTGTGAGAATCTCTCCCGGGCTACAGTGATCCTACCTTGCCCCAAAGCAGGAGGATGGCCAGCTAGCCTCTCCCTGGAGCCCTTAAGCCCCTGAAGGAACATTTGGtgggaaatactttttttcccccatagctttattgaggtatagctGACCCACAATGATCTGCATATATTCAAAGTGTACTGTCTCATCAGTTTTAACATATACATGCACCTgggaaaccatcaccacagtggAGAtcatgaacatatccatcaccctaAAAGTTTCCCTGGCACTTTCTAAGGAacataatggaaagaaaacacaatTGGGGGCCTTCTAAGTCCTGACTGTACCAtttactacctgtgtgacctggaggaatttgcttaacttctctgtgtctgtttcttgatctgCGATATGGCACCAACCTTCCTAAGACTATTTTTAGCAGTCAAGGGGAAAATACTCTCAAGCACTTAGCACATAAGTGCAGTGGACACTCAAACTTCAGAGATTACTGCTGTTGAGCCTCTCAGACCCCCCAAACCCACCACACAAGGATGGGGTGAGTATTAATCTAAAGGTGCTTTGGGGCTGTAAAGCACAACATATACCTCTAAAGGTGCTATCCTTAACCCAGCTCACTTTCTCAAATTCCCCAGGGCCTTTCAGAacccccaccccggccaccaCCTCACCTCCAAAGCCTTTGTCCAAAGGGAGTGAAGTGTCCCAGGCCCCCACCCAGATGTCCAGTGGCCTATCCTGGTTGCTGGAGAAGGTGAGCCCTGAAGGCCAAGTCCCCAGCCTCTACCAGCTGGCTCCTGGCACTGATGCTGGGGTAATAGCAGAAAACCTCAGAGGGCGGTGACATGGGAAGGGTGTGACTTTTGCCTTCAGGAGAGGCTGGGTTTAAATCCCACCTGCACTTCCTACTAAAAATGTAACctcaggcaaatcacttaacctgtctgagccttggtttcctcacctgtagaatgggaataataatgcccATCCTTTAAAGGAATGCAGGGAGGACTAAACTAATGCCCAGGAGCCCAGAGCACTGTTACATGAAAGATGTTCAGAAACTGGCTTCTTCTTGGGCTCACTATTAAAAGACTGGAGTAGGAGCAGGGGAATATCCTGGTAATCAGGCCTCTTCCCACGGTAAGGGAATTTGAGAGACAAGACAGGGCACACAAGGCTAAGTCAAAAGAGGAGAGTCTACAAGTAGCAGGAACACATGCACAGTTCAGGAGAGCCAGATACAAGCCCCCACCACAAGCCAGGGCCAGAGGCAGAGTGACCTGGCCAGGTGAGCCTCTGcccaggagagggggctggggggaggagtgTGCAGGGTTACACTCTTCCAGATTCCGCTCCTCCCTCAGGAAATGCCTTCCCCTACTCGCCCTCCCACCCTCAATACGCCCCAGCAGAAAATAGCAACCCTGCCTCTCCAAGGGAGGAACAGTTTAGAACCCACACCAACCTAGTTGCATAACCCGGGTGAAATACCCTGTAACCCAGCCAACTCCACCCCCACCTTGGCACCTGGCAGGAGAGCCTGTTGGAGGTCACGGGAGCCCACCCCGCCCTCGTGCTGGGATGGTCCCAGTTATGTGGCTTTGAGCCAGGCTTTCCTTCTCCCTAGGCCTTGGTCTCCTCATGTATAAAGTGGGGATGATGCCAACCTCTTGGATTGCTGCAGGGTTGAAATGCAAAAGGTACATAAAGccccaagcacagtgcctggcacataggagatCCTCAACGAACAGTAGCTActgttattctttttcatatcTCTCAAGTTTGGTTTCATGATCTTTAAAGGGTTTCAGTCAGTCTCCTTCTGTCAAATCCATGATGAAGTGGTCTCTCCAGCACCCAACACTGATGCCTCTTGCTGCCTAGTATATCCTGCCATCCCTCAAATTCTCTTTTAAATGCCACCTCCACAcctttgttcatgctgttccTTCCACTTAAAATAGATGTAACTACATATCATTTCTCAGGCATCTGGGTATGTCTGGCTTTTACATCCATCATCAAGAATCCTTACAACTCTTGTTACTATTTCCATCTCATTTTATAAACgaagaaaccaaggctctgaAGGTTAAATAAATCACAGAGCTATTAGGGGCTGGAGCAAAGATACAGAAGCGGTGTTTTTGACTAAAAAATGTCAGCATTTCTCATGTCACTATGCCCAAGCCCACCACCATCTTATCAAATCCTGCTGATTCAAGGCCCAGTTCAGTGGCACAGGCCTGAGTACACCTAGGCAGGTGTTCTCTCCCCTCTCAGGCCCCTTGGCTCCTTTATCAGGGTCCAAATGTCTCCCTTACCCTCCTCCAGCACCCAAGCTCTGTAAGAGCAGCACCAGGTCAGACCCCAGTTTTCTACTCCCTGCTTCCACCAGGCTCCTTCaccacacagtaggtgctcaattaatgccTGCTGAGTCAATCTGTCCCTAAAAGGCCAATATGGGTATCCCCAGAACTAGGGAACAGTAGCAGCCCTAGGATTGCCACCCCCAAATCCCACTGTGCCCCTCAGATCTGCTTGGCTGTGGGAGTCAAAAAGAGGCAACCAGGGGAACCTTGATGAGCCCTGCTGAATAAAACATGTACAGCAAGGCAACAGGTGCACAAAGAGGAAGAGTGATAACAAAAAGTCACATTTATTAAGCTTGTACCACGTGCTAAGGAAAGCAGATACAATATGGAAAGAGAGCTCAGGGCAAGGAGGTAGAAAGACACCAGATCAGGAAGGGTTTTGTAAATCACACACAAGATTCTATCCTGAGGACAATGGGATGGGGGGCACTGGGGGGGCTGGTGAGGTGACAGAACTAGATCTGTTTGGAAGGAATCCCCTGGCATAAAAACTCTCTCTTCTTGACCCATCAGGCTTCTGGAAGATGAAGAACTAGGAAGGATGGAAACAGTAGCATCTCCCTGATTTCTGAACCAACCTATAGTGGCTGCGGGCTGGTGGATTTGGTGGAGGAAACCAAGAATGCCAGACTGGGCCCTTAGAGTGAGGGGCATCAGGAGGGTGGGTGTTGAGTCCCTTCAGAAGGACTAGCggctataaataaaatcttaaaaaaaaaaaaacagactagcGGCTGTATGCGAAGCAGTTTAGTACAGAGAAAAAGCTACTAATAAGCATAATTTGGAGTTGGGGGCCCTGAGTCAAGTCTGAACATTATCACTACTAATTAGCTGAGTTTATTCCTACATCTGTGAAGCAggagaaaacaattccattctcTACCGGTCCTCAGGAGTATCAAATGAAATTGAAATGTGTAACACCCTACACAAATATTAGGTGTGTCCTTTTCTCAACACGCAGCTGACCTCTGAATTGTCTGCTGCCTTTCCTGTTTCACAGCCGCCTTGCTCGTCTCCCTGCCCAGtctccctccccacagcagcTTCCAGTCCCGGCAGGAGGGCCTCCCCTGGCGTGggcggtgtgtgtgtgggcggggggggggggggcactctcCATTCCAAATACTAATAGGcctatcctcctcctcctcacgcTGGAAATGAACTTTCACCTTCCTGGGGGAGGGAGACCCTCCCCCACAGCACTGGACGGTCAGCGACTTCACCCTGGGACCACCCGCCCCTCCCAAGCCACTGAGGAGTCTGGGGCTAACCCAGGAGCTCTTTACTCAATAGCTGGCGCTGAAACATGTGGTTCCTCAGCCCGTCTGTACATGAAAGTCACCTGAGGAGTTGCTCAATACCGAGGCCCGGGCCTCACTCCTGACCAATCAATCGGAATTTtcgggggtggggcccagggttAGTGTTCTTTTAAAGCCCCCAGGTGGTTCTACTACGCCACCAGGGTTAAGGGCCATTATGTTAATGAAATGGATACCGGCCTGAGACATCCCGCGACCCCAGCCCCCCAGGGAGCCCTTCTGCAAGGATTCCACCCTCACCCCTTGAGCCCAAGCTTCTCCCATCCTGACCCAAGGGCTCTCCCAACCCACAACCTGATCACCTCAGGGACCCCCCGCAGACAGCCCCCAGGACTCCCAGAGCCGACAGCATTCCTGTCCCCCTCGGGTCCGTCCTTTGTGTCTGATCGGCCCCCAGTCCGGCCCGCTCCTGCCCCCGCGCCCGGGCCGCGGGCCAGCCCCTCACCGATACCGTGGCGGGCGAAGCCTAATCCTGCGGCTGCCTGGCGCCAGGTGCGAGTCAGTGCGCCTGCGCGCGCCCCGCCGGCGgcttccccagcctctccctccgcccccagcCGGCGATTGGCTCCGCGCGGCTCCCGGGACCGCGCCCCGGCAGGTGCCCGCGCCCGAGGCTGCCGCAGCCATATTTGTCATGGGCGCATGCCCTTAGGGACCGAAAAGAAAACGTGGACGCTGGCAAGAAGAGAGCAGTGGCCTGGATTCCTGATGATTCACCTCCTCTCTTTCACCTTTATAGATGCTTAAAGTCAATTTCTGTTCAAATCAATAAGACTTTCTaagctctcccctctctctcccggTCCTTCCTTAGTATTGATTGGCAGAATGAAGAGAGCACAGCACCTTCTTACAAGCCATGTGGTCTGACTAGATACACAGCTAGGCGGATGAGGAGATGACAGTGGCACAACCTGGGACTTCCTGATGCTGGATTGTGAGCCCCTCAAGAGTGGACAGCCCCAGCTTAATGTGTGGGCACCAGGGCTCAGGCCACAGGCGCCAGGTCCTGAGAGAGCTACCATGCAGCCTACCGTCCtcgaattaaaaataagaataataaagtaaaaggagTACTGAGCTCTCACTAGATGCCCTGTACTGTATTAAGCACTCTGCATCCATTATCTTGTTGAGTCCTCACATCATCCCTCGGAGGCAGgtgctgttatccccattttacagaagaggaaacaggtttAGAGAGATTCAATGACTTTCCTACAAGCAAGAGGCCCAGACTAGCTGGAACCCAGCTCTTCTGCCTCTCAGAACAGTCTTTCTTCTTCCTACCCCTGCCCAGGGCCTCAAAGTCAAGTTTTGTTTTGCTCAGTCCAGTCTGGTGAGGATGTCCCATGTCTTTTCACAATAGGCCTGTAAGGCTGGTTAGTTTTCCAGGCAATCAAACAGCACACACTTCAGGCCTACTGTTTTCCTACCTTATGATACGGGGCAATGATCATGGGGGGAACCTGAGTTCCGGGAGTCCTGGGGCCCAGTCCCCTAGCTCCACTTCTTTGTTAAGGGAcccttctggggtgcctgggtggctcagttgttaagcgtctgtcttcggctcaggtcatgatccgggggtcctgggatcgagccccgcatcgggctccctgctctgcgggaagcctgcttctccctctcccattccccctgcttgtgttccctctctctctctctctgtcaaataaataaataaataatcttaaa from the Halichoerus grypus chromosome 7, mHalGry1.hap1.1, whole genome shotgun sequence genome contains:
- the SLC68A1 gene encoding transmembrane protein 180 isoform X2 codes for the protein MGLGRLQAWMLGLPTPVVYGSLALFISILHNVFLLYYVDTFVSVYKINKAAFWVGETVFLLWNSLNDPLFGWLSDRQFLSSQPRSGAGLSSRAVVLARVRALGWHGPLLALSFLAFWVPWAPAGLQFLLCLCLYDGFLTLVDLHHHALLADLALSAHDRTHLNFYCSLFSAAGSLSVFASYAFWNKEDFSSFRAFCVALATGSGLGFMGAARLLGRQVEAAGREPECPALAVNGGLCGEELLTGCQDAGSITLSQYLQQLARHRNFLWFVGMDLVQVFHCHFNSNFFPLFLEHLLSDHISLSTGSFLLGISYVAPHVNNLYFLPLCRRWGVYAVVRGLFLLKLGLSLLMLLAGPDRPGFLCLFIASNRVFTEGTCKLLTLVVTDLVDEDLVLNHRKQAASALLFGMVALVTKPGQTFAPLLGTWLLCFYTVVRSFVHSFNKRV
- the SLC68A1 gene encoding transmembrane protein 180 isoform X1, with protein sequence MGLGRLQAWMLGLPTPVVYGSLALFISILHNVFLLYYVDTFVSVYKINKAAFWVGETVFLLWNSLNDPLFGWLSDRQFLSSQPRSGAGLSSRAVVLARVRALGWHGPLLALSFLAFWVPWAPAGLQFLLCLCLYDGFLTLVDLHHHALLADLALSAHDRTHLNFYCSLFSAAGSLSVFASYAFWNKEDFSSFRAFCVALATGSGLGFMGAARLLGRQVEAAGREPECPALAVNGGLCGEELLTGCQDAGSITLSQYLQQLARHRNFLWFVGMDLVQVFHCHFNSNFFPLFLEHLLSDHISLSTGSFLLGISYVAPHVNNLYFLPLCRRWGVYAVVRGLFLLKLGLSLLMLLAGPDRPGFLCLFIASNRVFTEGTCKLLTLVVTDLVDEDLVLNHRKQAASALLFGMVALVTKPGQTFAPLLGTWLLCFYTGHDLFQQPPLTPVGSAQPWPEPPAPAPAQAPTLRQGCFYLLVLVPITCALLQLFTWSQFTLHGRRLHMVKAQRQNLSRAQTLDVKMV